A genomic window from Tachyglossus aculeatus isolate mTacAcu1 chromosome 27, mTacAcu1.pri, whole genome shotgun sequence includes:
- the STPG3 gene encoding protein STPG3 isoform X1, which produces MNFDQKVVKFLANYYINGGQHWKYGRQPPFRPCGPQLGCADSPLALPAPSLSVGSKCPVLDYCQKWNSLKAQTRQQLTFREALECRPPRLTDPEAPGPAHYPALAGNWGLQKHRAPRARMPRRDGGGHCFGCQNKNPFTRKVNLIAKNQQPPAFQPAQVPGRASQRPTQAHPVGHSFGRRLPPIPPESVPGPNAYNVDPGYRSLHAHPWTSSMSLHSQAWANSGLTPGPGAYTLRETRRSSRFAWAPGILIQGVRRHKRHDTGPFCTL; this is translated from the exons ATGAATTTCGACCAAAAAGTTGTCAAGTTTTTGGCAAATTATTACATCAATGGAGGACAGCACTGGAAATATGGGCGGCAGCCCCCGTTTCGACCCTGCGG gccccagctgggATGTGCTGATAGCCCTTTGGCTCTGCCGGCCCCGAGCCTGAGCGTGGGCTCCAAGTGTCCAGTGCTTGACTACTGCCAGAAGTGGAATTCCCTCAAGGCCCAGACCAGGCAACAACTCA CCTTCCGGGAAGCCTTGGAATGCCGCCCACCACGGCTCACGGATCCCGAAGCCCCAGGCCCGGCTCACTACCCGGCTCTGGCCGGGAATTGGGGGCTCCAAAAGCATCGCGCTCCCAGGGCCCGGATGCCCCGCAGAG ATGGCGGCGGGCACTGCTTTGGGTGCCAAAACAAGAATCCGTTCACTCGCAAGGTGAACTTGATCGCCAAGAACCAG CAGCCGCCCGCGTTTCAGCCGGCCCAGGTGCCCGGCCGGGCCTCCCAGCGGCCTACCCAAGCCCACCCCGTGGGCCACAGCTTCGGCCGGCGactgccccccatccctcccg AGTCCGTGCCAGGCCCCAACGCGTATAACGTGGACCCCGGCTACCGGTCCCTGCATGCCCACCCGTGGACCTCCTCCATGAGcctccactcccaggcctgggccaacTCAG GCTTGACCCCCGGCCCTGGGGCTTACACACTGAGGGAGACGCGCAGGTCCTCCCGCTTCGCCTGGGCGCCGGGCATCCTCATCCAAGGAGTCCGCCGACACAAGAGACACGACACCGGACCCTTCTGCACTCTGTAA
- the STPG3 gene encoding protein STPG3 isoform X2, producing MNFDQKVVKFLANYYINGGQHWKYGRQPPFRPCGPQLGCADSPLALPAPSLSVGSKCPVLDYCQKWNSLKAQTRQQLTFREALECRPPRLTDPEAPGPAHYPALAGNWGLQKHRAPRARMPRRDGGGHCFGCQNKNPFTRKVNLIAKNQQPPAFQPAQVPGRASQRPTQAHPVGHSFGRRLPPIPPGPNAYNVDPGYRSLHAHPWTSSMSLHSQAWANSGLTPGPGAYTLRETRRSSRFAWAPGILIQGVRRHKRHDTGPFCTL from the exons ATGAATTTCGACCAAAAAGTTGTCAAGTTTTTGGCAAATTATTACATCAATGGAGGACAGCACTGGAAATATGGGCGGCAGCCCCCGTTTCGACCCTGCGG gccccagctgggATGTGCTGATAGCCCTTTGGCTCTGCCGGCCCCGAGCCTGAGCGTGGGCTCCAAGTGTCCAGTGCTTGACTACTGCCAGAAGTGGAATTCCCTCAAGGCCCAGACCAGGCAACAACTCA CCTTCCGGGAAGCCTTGGAATGCCGCCCACCACGGCTCACGGATCCCGAAGCCCCAGGCCCGGCTCACTACCCGGCTCTGGCCGGGAATTGGGGGCTCCAAAAGCATCGCGCTCCCAGGGCCCGGATGCCCCGCAGAG ATGGCGGCGGGCACTGCTTTGGGTGCCAAAACAAGAATCCGTTCACTCGCAAGGTGAACTTGATCGCCAAGAACCAG CAGCCGCCCGCGTTTCAGCCGGCCCAGGTGCCCGGCCGGGCCTCCCAGCGGCCTACCCAAGCCCACCCCGTGGGCCACAGCTTCGGCCGGCGactgccccccatccctcccg GCCCCAACGCGTATAACGTGGACCCCGGCTACCGGTCCCTGCATGCCCACCCGTGGACCTCCTCCATGAGcctccactcccaggcctgggccaacTCAG GCTTGACCCCCGGCCCTGGGGCTTACACACTGAGGGAGACGCGCAGGTCCTCCCGCTTCGCCTGGGCGCCGGGCATCCTCATCCAAGGAGTCCGCCGACACAAGAGACACGACACCGGACCCTTCTGCACTCTGTAA
- the STPG3 gene encoding protein STPG3 isoform X3, producing the protein MNFDQKVVKFLANYYINGGQHWKYGRQPPFRPCGPQLGCADSPLALPAPSLSVGSKCPVLDYCQKWNSLKAQTRQQLTFREALECRPPRLTDPEAPGPAHYPALAGNWGLQKHRAPRARMPRRDGGGHCFGCQNKNPFTRKVNLIAKNQQPPAFQPAQVPGRASQRPTQAHPVGHSFGRRLPPIPPGLTPGPGAYTLRETRRSSRFAWAPGILIQGVRRHKRHDTGPFCTL; encoded by the exons ATGAATTTCGACCAAAAAGTTGTCAAGTTTTTGGCAAATTATTACATCAATGGAGGACAGCACTGGAAATATGGGCGGCAGCCCCCGTTTCGACCCTGCGG gccccagctgggATGTGCTGATAGCCCTTTGGCTCTGCCGGCCCCGAGCCTGAGCGTGGGCTCCAAGTGTCCAGTGCTTGACTACTGCCAGAAGTGGAATTCCCTCAAGGCCCAGACCAGGCAACAACTCA CCTTCCGGGAAGCCTTGGAATGCCGCCCACCACGGCTCACGGATCCCGAAGCCCCAGGCCCGGCTCACTACCCGGCTCTGGCCGGGAATTGGGGGCTCCAAAAGCATCGCGCTCCCAGGGCCCGGATGCCCCGCAGAG ATGGCGGCGGGCACTGCTTTGGGTGCCAAAACAAGAATCCGTTCACTCGCAAGGTGAACTTGATCGCCAAGAACCAG CAGCCGCCCGCGTTTCAGCCGGCCCAGGTGCCCGGCCGGGCCTCCCAGCGGCCTACCCAAGCCCACCCCGTGGGCCACAGCTTCGGCCGGCGactgccccccatccctcccg GCTTGACCCCCGGCCCTGGGGCTTACACACTGAGGGAGACGCGCAGGTCCTCCCGCTTCGCCTGGGCGCCGGGCATCCTCATCCAAGGAGTCCGCCGACACAAGAGACACGACACCGGACCCTTCTGCACTCTGTAA